GCACCTCCTCGTGTACGGGCAGCGCACGGCGGACGACCGACTGGCGTTCGGCGGGCGCGGAGCCCGCTACCACTGGGGGTCCGCGATCACCCCCGGCTACGACCGGGTACCACGCGTGTTCGAGCACCTTCGGCGGTCCCTGGTCGAGCTGTTCCCCGCCGTCGCCGACGCACCGGTCACGCACACGTGGGGCGGACCCCTCGGGGTGCCCCGTGACTGGTGCGCCTCGGTGACGTGGGACGGCCACGTCGGGACCGCCGGCGGCTACGTCGGCGACGGCCTGTCCACGACGAACCTCGCCGGACGGACGCTCGCCGACCTCGTGCGGGGTGTGTCCTCGCCGCAGACCGCGCTGCCGTGGGTGAACCACCGGTCGCCGGACTGGGAGCCGGAGCCGCTGCGGTTCCTCGGGGCGAACGCCGGGCTCGTGGCCACCGACCTGGCCGACCGCGAGGAAGCACTGACCGGGCGGCCGAGCCTCGCCGCCCGCCTGATGGCACCGCTGACCGGAGGACACTGATGGCTGCACGCGATGCCGACGTCGTCGTCGTGGGGGCCGGGGTCGCCGGGCTCGCCGCTGCTCGAGCGCTCGTGCAGGGCGGGCAGCGCGTCGTCGTGCTCGAAGCACGCGACCGCATCGGTGGCCGCACCTGGACCGACGACGAGATCGGGGTGCCGGTCGACCTCGGAGCCTCGTGGATCCACGGCATCGAGGGCAACCCGCTCTGGTCCCTGGCGTCCGCGTTCGGGATCGAGACCGTCGAGTTCACCGTCGGCAGCTTCCAGTTCGACGGGCGGCCGATCGGCTGGCACGCCCCGTCCGGACGGCGGTTGACCGCGCCCGAGGCCGCGTCGTTCGTCGCGGACCTGCACACCGTCGACGCGGCCCTCGCCGCGGTGGTCGCCGACGCCCCGCCGCCGGCGACCTACGCGTCCGCCGTCGACACCGCGCTGCGGTCCCTGCAGTGGCAGGGCGACCGGGCCGCGCGGATCCGCGAGTACACGGCGCACCGCTCCGAGGACCTCTGCGGCGCCCCGGTCACCGTGCTCGACGCGCACGGGCTCGACGAGGAGCACGTCGCCGGCGACGAGGTGGTGTTCCCCGGCGGCTACGCCCAGTACGCGCACGCCCTGGCGGCCGGGCTCGACGTCCGCCTGTCCTCCGTCGTCGCCGCCGTGCGCTCGTCGTCCTCGGGCGTCGTCGTCGGGCTCGCCGACGGGACGACCGTGTCCGCTGCGGAGGTCGTCGTCACGGCACCCCTCGGCGTGCTGCAGGCTGGCGCGATCACGTTCGAGCCACCGCTCGGGCCCGCGGTGCTCGACGCGATGGGCCGACTCGGGATGGGCGTCTACGACAAGGTGTTCCTGCGGTTCCCCGAGCGGTTCTGGGGTGACGACTGGGTGGTGCGGCAGCAGGGTCCGGCCGGGGTCGACTGGCACTCCTGGTACGACATGTCCCGGGTGACCGGCGAACCGGTGCTCGCGGCGCTCGTGGGCGGTGCCGGCGCGCGGCGAATCGAGTCGCTGCCCGATGCCCTGGTCGTCGACGAGGCGGTCGAGGCGCTGCGCCGGATGTTCGGGCCCACGGTCCCGGAGCCGGACGGCGTGCGGATCACCCGGTGGGCGGCGGACCCCTTCGCGCGCGGGTCGTACTCGTACCTGCACGTGGGGGCGTCACCGGACGACCACGACCTGCTCGGCACCCCGTCGGGGCGGGTGCAGCTCGCCGGTGAGGCCACGTGGGGCGACGACCCCGCGACGGTGCACGGGGCCCTGCTCTCCGGGCTGCGGGCGGCGGGGCGGTTGCTCGGGCACGAGGTGTCTGCCGGGTCGTTGGCGGGGCCGCTGCCCGGGTGACGGGCGGGGCCGGAGTCGGCCGGATCCGGCCGACTCCCGCCGCCCGGTCGGGCGTGATGCTCCGTCAGTCGAAGGCCGGGGTGTCCGCCGAGCACCGCACCGCGTCGCCCGGCCGCGCCGACGTCTCGCTCGCGATCTCGCGCTTCCCGTCGAGCAGGATCCGGCACGTCGCCGTGGACCCGGCGCCCGGCGTCGCCCGCACCGACGCCCGCTGTTCGGCGAGGACGATCGCGTCGTGCTCCCATTGCGACCCGTCGCCGTCCGAGGACCCGGTCTCCTGCTCGTCGAGCCGGTGCACCGCGGGCGCTTCGCCCCGTCGCTCGGCACCCTCGACCCGCACGTCCGTGAGCGCGGCCCCGCTCGGCTGGTCGACGCGGACCTCGTAGGTCACGGAC
The sequence above is a segment of the Curtobacterium sp. BH-2-1-1 genome. Coding sequences within it:
- a CDS encoding NAD(P)/FAD-dependent oxidoreductase; protein product: MAARDADVVVVGAGVAGLAAARALVQGGQRVVVLEARDRIGGRTWTDDEIGVPVDLGASWIHGIEGNPLWSLASAFGIETVEFTVGSFQFDGRPIGWHAPSGRRLTAPEAASFVADLHTVDAALAAVVADAPPPATYASAVDTALRSLQWQGDRAARIREYTAHRSEDLCGAPVTVLDAHGLDEEHVAGDEVVFPGGYAQYAHALAAGLDVRLSSVVAAVRSSSSGVVVGLADGTTVSAAEVVVTAPLGVLQAGAITFEPPLGPAVLDAMGRLGMGVYDKVFLRFPERFWGDDWVVRQQGPAGVDWHSWYDMSRVTGEPVLAALVGGAGARRIESLPDALVVDEAVEALRRMFGPTVPEPDGVRITRWAADPFARGSYSYLHVGASPDDHDLLGTPSGRVQLAGEATWGDDPATVHGALLSGLRAAGRLLGHEVSAGSLAGPLPG